A section of the Oryza sativa Japonica Group chromosome 1, ASM3414082v1 genome encodes:
- the LOC4323858 gene encoding uncharacterized protein, with the protein MSGYGQQPTGDRLESATLVQSMESTKDTIVRRITESAATVDSADVQAAAAKLTAAVEYRFDVAKADVDRIMAGRGN; encoded by the exons atgTCCGGCTACGGGCAGCAGCCGACGGGCGATCGTCTTGAGTCGGCGACGTTGGTGCAGTCCATGGAGTCGACCAAGGATACGATCGTCCGGCGCATCACCGAGTCGGCGGCCACCGTCGACAGCGCCGACGTGCAGGCGGCCGCGGCCAAGCTGACGGCGGCTGTGGAGTACAGGTTCGACGTTGCCAAAGCTGACGTTGATCGGATCATGGCCGGGAGAG GCAACTAG
- the LOC9270822 gene encoding uncharacterized protein, with the protein MQVVVRPIYGRIITRDPIESHVTPTPLRPAGSINNVRIGGDELIDRTYVRYVQRRGMDLLCDNMVEEILVRLPEEQHLRRASAACRRYGDIIRRPGFATRHRELHSPLLSGGVVLHGVRRRCPRVDGTAAHVRGSYAFFLPAGAGDASASSSLELDLAGLLPSPTDRELAYLLSTGAADPDAARRSVFIVHSSSSAGLLLCCRGYVNPVHYYVCDPVARRCVALPELPWPPAFDKSGMLSVAAGGGGGFQVVLFEKRGFAHGGGHLDLEVFSSDSGEWAAMRIPRPQDLAGFRCFAPPHLRHDGAAAYWLGFEPRDRAVVYGAADHSIRLIPVPRRVHDPSALNRFVGERRGGALLRYAHFDAAEFEVWDTDDATPTRWALVHRAALKDVVARSPRAVAAKFVHGRIVRHIHHHDANWNWCSSFKLIGFDPVHDDDVFLFGATNGSGCVAAYSLTLGKLSLRCKIDTADGSSSLCGCDMFPYVRASTTSPRADIPGMVYTNA; encoded by the coding sequence ATGCAAGTTGTGGTTAGGCCGATATATGGTCGGATTATCACAAGGGATCCGATCGAATCGCACGTGACTCCGACCcccctccggccggccggcagcATAAATAACGTACGGATCGGAGGCGACGAGTTGATCgaccgtacgtacgtacgttacGTGCAGAGGAGAGGGATGGACCTCCTGTGCGACAACATGGTGGAGGAGATCCTCGTCCGCCTACCGGAGGAGCAGCACCTCCgccgcgccagcgccgcctgccgccgctacGGCGACATCATCCGCCGCCCCGGCTTCGCCACCCGCCACCGGGAGCTGCACTCGCCGCTCCTCTccggcggcgtcgtcctccaCGGCGTGCGGCGCCGCTGCCCCCGCGTGGACGGCACCGCAGCCCACGTCCGCGGATCCTacgccttcttcctccccgccggcgccggcgacgcctccgCGTCTTCCTCCTTGGAGTTGGACCTCGCCGGCCTCTTGCCTAGCCCCACCGACAGGGAGCTGGCCTACCTGCTCAgcaccggcgccgccgatcCGGACGCCGCCCGCAGGAGCGTCTTCATCGtgcactcgtcgtcgtcggccggcCTGCTGCTGTGCTGCCGAGGCTATGTCAACCCGGTGCATTACTACGTCTGCGACCCGGTGGCTCGCCGGTGCGTGGCCCTCCCGGagctgccatggccgcccgcCTTCGACAAGTCCGGCATGCTCTCggtggctgccggcggcggcggcggcttccaaGTGGTCCTCTTTGAAAAGAGGGGCTTCGCGCATGGTGGAGGGCACCTAGACCTCGAGGTTTTCTCCTCGGACTCCGGCGAGTGGGCGGCGATGCGCATCCCTCGCCCGCAGGACCTCGCCGGGTTCCGGTgcttcgcgccgccgcacctccGGCACGACGGCGCCGCGGCGTACTGGCTCGGGTTCGAGCCCAGGGACCGGGCCGTGGTGTACGGCGCCGCGGACCACTCCATCCGCCTCATCCCGGTGCCACGCCGCGTCCACGACCCCAGCGCGCTCAACCGGTTCGtcggggagcggcgcggcggcgcgctcctCCGGTACGCGCACTTCGACGCGGCAGAGTTCGAGGTGTGGGACACGGACGACGCCACGCCGACGCGGTGGGCGCTGGTGCACCGGGCGGCGCTCAAGGACGTGGTGGCCCGCAGCCCCCGGGCGGTGGCCGCCAAATTCGTGCACGGTCGCATCGTCCGGCACATCCACCACCACGACGCGAACTGGAACTGGTGCTCCTCCTTCAAGCTCATCGGCTTCGACCCGgtccacgacgacgacgtcttctTGTTCGGGGCGACCAATGGTAGTGGATGCGTCGCCGCCTACTCCCTCACGCTCGGCAAGCTGAGCCTCCGCTGCAAGATTGACACTGCCGACGGCTCGTCCTCCTTGTGCGGCTGTGACATGTTCCCGTACGTACGCGCGTCCACCACCTCGCCCCGTGCGGACATACCAGGCATGGTGTATACCAATGCCTAG